Genomic DNA from Gammaproteobacteria bacterium:
ACAACTGCACATTCTCCAACATGACCTGACTGAACCATCAAAATATCATTTTCTTTTAGTTGTGAATTTTTTTGCTTTGTATGAAATTCATCATTAATAAAAATCATTCCCTTATTATTAATGCTGTTTTTTTTAATATTTTTGCCTTGAATATAGCAAATTCCTGTTTCTCTATAGTGTGGCGTCGCAGTACCAACAAAACCATTTGTAACAACAGGGAAAGAGCTAATGAAAGACTTCTCTTCCCAGTCAGGATAATTGTTTGAGTTTTGAATGGAACACACCCCTGTTGACACACCCCTGACCCCTCTCGAGAGGGGACTGTTGGAGTCCGGTTTAAAGCGGATTTCTTGGTTAAATATCTTTTGCATCAGGCCTTTTTTGTAGGTTTCTAGGGCGGTTTTTTTTTGTTTGAGCAAGCCGATGCGTTTATCCACAGCGGTGAGGAAGTTGGCGATTTTTTGTTGTTCTCTTAAAGTTGGTTCATTGACTGAATAAGTTGATAATTGAGGGGCTGTTAGTTGGGGCACACCTGTACTTTCAATAAATAAGTTGATTTGATTTATCAAATATTCAAAAAATACAATATCAATATCATGTTTCGGTTTTAGAATAAGCAATCTAACAATTGGGTAAAATTTATGATCTCTTGCATGAGCTATTCCAATATTAACCCCTCTACCTGTTACAGTAATAACATTTTCATTAACCTTAAAAATATTTGAAAAACCATACAATCCCTTTGCTTTTTCAGCATTAGCATAAATTGGATAGGGAAACTCACTTGTTTTAATGTGGCTTACATGCGATTTTTTTATATCGCCCCCCGCTGTAATATTAAATACCTTACTTAAATTTACCTTTTTCCAATCATCATCAAATCCCGGAAACCTCAACTCTGGCACCAATTTTACATTATCCATTGATCCCTCCATGCGCTTCGCTTAGTCGATATGACAAGGGGGTGAGCGCTTCGCTTAGTCGAGATGACGGGGGAGTGTACACTTCGCTTAGTCGAGATGTCGAGTTTTTATTCCTTATTGTTAATTGCACATTGTTCATTGTTAATTGCTAAAACGGCGTCCCAATCCCCAATTCATCACAAAACTTTTGAATGTCCTTATTGATTTCATCCAGTTCTTTGTCCAATTGCTTTAACTCCATTGAAACGGCTTTTAAGTCCACCGGTTCTTCTTCCTCAAAGGTATCAACATAGCGTGGGATGTTGAGGTTGTAGTCGTTTTCGGCGATCTCTTCCAAGCTGGCGACATAACTGTATTTGTCTATGATTTTGCGGTTGCGGTAGGTGTCAATAATCAAATCGACATCGTCGTCACGCAGGACGTTTTGGTTGCCTTCTTTGATAAAGTGATCATCACCACTGGCATCGATAAACACCACTTTATCATCTGGCTGACGGTTCTTTTTCAGTACCAGAATACAAGTCGGTATGGAGGTGCCGTAAAAGATATTGGCAGGTAATCCAATAACTGCATCCAGTGCGTTCATTTCCTTAATCAGGTACTCACGAATCTCGCTCTCTGCCGCTCCGTGAAATAACACGCCATGCGGAAATACGGATGCCATGATGCCGTTGTCATCCAGCTGATACAGCATGTGGGTGAGAAAGGCGTAGTCAGCTTTGGTTTTCGGTGCCAGTCGTCCATAAGGGCTGAAACGGTCGTCGGAGTCGTTGAGCGGATTGGCGCTGCTTTTCCAATGAGCCGAGAATGGCGGATTGGCAACTACGGCTTCGAACTTTTGTTCGATGTGTTTAGGTTCTTCCAGTGTGTCGGCTTGCTGAATATCAAAATTACGGTAATGCACGCCGTGCAGTATCATGTTCATGCGTGCCAGATTGTAGGTGGTGCGGTTGAGCTCCTGACCGCAGAATTCTTCCACTTTTGCCTCGCGTGCCACCCGTAGTAATAACGAACCGGAACCGCAGGTCGGATCATAAACCGAACGCAAACGCTGTTTGCCGGTGGTGACCAGTTTGGCAAGAATTTTGGAAACCTTTTGTGGTGTATAAAACTCTCCGGCGGATTTGCCGGCTCCGGCTGCGAATTTAGCGATTAAATATTCGTAAGCATCACCCAGTACATCGGATTCGACGTCTTCCAGTTTGAAATCTATCTTGCTGAGGAAACCGAGAATTTCCACCACGATGTCGTTGCGCCGCGCGACGGTGCGACCGATTTTATTGGACTGCAAATCGAGGTCTTCGAATAAAGCGTTGAAATCCTCTTCGGATTCGGTGTTGCGGGTGCTGTTCTCGATGTGATTTAAAACCGCTTGCAAATCGTCCAGGATGTAGTTGGATTCACCCTCGACCCGGGACTGACCTTTGGCAACCAGAACCTGAAACAATTCCGCAGGAGCAAGAGAATAACCGAGTGTGAGAACTGATTCTTCTTCTATCACTTTGAGCGTGTCTGTATCGGTGATTTGGGTGTATTCGGTGATGTCTTCGCCTTTCAGCAGATCATTGGCGTAAAGATGTTGTTTCTCAGAAAGGTATTTGAAAAAGATGAAGCCAAGAATGTAATCCCGGTAATCATCGGCACTGATTTTGCCCCGCAGCAAATTGGCAATGCCCCAAAGCTGGGTTTCGAGGTTTTTTTTCTGGTCTTCGGTCATGGGTTACTTAACTTTTTGTCTTTCCAATAATATACCTTATTCCTCATTAATTTACAAAATGGTTTTTAGCTATGTTCGTTTTAAAATTTATTTGTTGGGTGATGATTTTCAGATATTTTTTTTAAATGAGCGTTACTATTATTGTTATTATTTCTAATTTTGCATTAGAATTAGCTGACATTTTTAAACCAATGACCATGAACAATTTTAAGTTATTTTCAATTCTTGTTTTATTCCCTTTTTATCTGCTTGCTGATGGAATCAAATCCGATGCTCCAATTAGTAAACCGTATAAAGACAAATTTATGTTTCTGATTAATTCAGATCCGCAGATGGGTGATCAATTTACTGAGAAATCAGGTCTGCAGGTTTTGAATGAGTTATTGGAAATGTTTGTTTATGAGACTAATTCACGAAAGTTAAAAGATAAACCCGATTTTGTGGTCTGGAATGGTGATTTGGTGTGGGATGCCTATCAAAATGCTTTTGATAATTTCCAAAGGATTGTTGCAAAAATGAAAATCCCTTCCGTTTTGGTTCATGGCAATCATGATGGGTATGACGATGATCCTAAGTTTCTTAATTTGCAAGAGAATATATCTGGTTATCGACAACTCAATTATTCTTTTGATTATGGAAAATGGCACTTTGTAGTGATTTCTGCTCAGGAAAAATATAATAAGGATGAACAAAAAAAAGAGTTGCTTGATTGGCTTGATGATGACTTAAGAAAGAACAAGGATAAACAGACGATGATGTTCATGCATTATCATATTTTGCCTACCGGACTCAGTCAAATGGAGTTTTATACCTATTTTCCGGTGAGTTTTAAAAATAAACTTTTGGACACTATTACAAAATATCAAAATGTCAAATATGTGTTTTCAGGTCATGTGCATATTGGTATCAAAGCTTCCATAAAAACTGCAAGAACTTACAAAGGAACAAATTTTATCTTGGCTCCAACACCGGTTTTTGCCAGACCATTTGGAGAAGAGTATCCCAAATTTGATGAAAAAGGCAGCAGATATGACAAAATGGGATTTTATTCTGAAGTGCATGTGAATGGCGATGAAGTAGAAATTGTTGGTAGAAAAATCTACAAAACTCAGAAAGTGAAATATCCGAAAAAGTTTAAAAAATTTGACGAAAACGAAGATATCAGAGCTTTTGTCCCGGAAGGTCAACTGGAGTATAACGAGAAATTGTTAAATGGTGACTTCTCAGATGGTTTAAATCATTGGAAGTCAAGTTGGCGTTACCAAAAGGACAAGAAACCGGCATTTAACAATTATGTTGAAGACGGAAAAAGCATCCTGAATTATCAGGCACCTTATGGTTCCTGGACTACTGATGAGTATCTTGAAAACTACCAATCCGTTAAATATATTGAAAATCAATTGTTAAACATTCAGTTCACTGTTTCTGATAGTAAGCATAAGGGATCCGGTGGATATTTCAGAGTTTTTGCATATAGTAAAGCCGGTGATTTATTGGGAGTATTGCTGATTCACTGGGGAACTCAGGAATACAAGGTGAGATTTATGCCACAGTCTTGGGCATATAATGCTTCCGGGGATAGATTAGGGCATCTATGGCTTGACCAAAAGCTAAAATTGAAAGAAATGCTCAGTTTTAAAATCAATCCGGATTTTAAAAAAGTAAATGAACTTGATATCAATCTGAGCAGTTTATTTAAGGAGTTTGGAGAATCTGTCAATGTTTCTCAGATAAATCATGTAACAATGGCTTATGGTGTTTGGGGAAGAGTGAATCAACGTGGGAAAAAATTTGCCAGATCATTGCATGTCAACAAGATTCAACTGAGTCCAGTTGATGATAAATCAAACTTAATTCCTGCAAATGTCACTTTGAACAACGAACCGATGACAAAGGAAAAAGAATTAGATTTCAGTTATTTGTACAAGAGCGAAGAATTTAAAAAACGCACCGGTAAGCGTCAATAATAATAACTCCGCTCAATCATTTGGAACCATCTGATTCTATTTGTTAATCAACTGGTTTCATTAATGCTGTAACACTCAGTGATGTGAGATTGAGCTTGATATCGTTTTTTCTCATTTCTTTCGGTGCAATTTGTCCGATGATTGCATAAACTTTTTCTGGGTCTGCTTTAAAGTTGAACTGTATAGTTTGACTATCTGTTTTCACACTATGTTTGATGAATTTTGTAAATAATTCCGTCTTTTGTTTTATTTCCATTGGATATTTTCCGACAACTTTCCAGTTGATTCTGCCTTTGTGTTTCTCCAATTTGTAATTGATTGAAATTGAAACATTGCCGGCACCAAAGTACACAAAATCAGTAAAACAGAAGTTGGCTCTATCGAGTTTTATTGGATTTTTATTGCTTTCATTGGTCCGAAAAGTAATATGATCATCCAGATAAAGTCTAGTGTTTTTGTTCAGTGAATAAAAAGGATCGAGGTTTCTTCGACTGCTGTATAAATTTTTAACATTATTCAATAAGCGTTTTTTTATAAATTCTGCTGATTGTTCCAGACCATTCACTTGAAAAGAGGAGGGTGTTGATTCTTCTGATGGTGATAATACAAAACAACAAGAAGTATAAGGGACACCTTCTATATCCAGAATTGCGGCCGAAGCTAACAATTTCTCCATATTTTTGCCACCGACAAGCGGCCTTACGAAGGCTCTGGGGACATTAAGTCTGTTTTCTTCACACCCGGCATCAAATATTGGCAGAGTGTTGAGACCTGATTCAATAAACAACTGTTTAAGATAATCAATATCAAACTTATAGTTTCCTTTGTTTGGTATGGTGCTATGGTTATACAGGAATTCGGTTGTCATAACATAGACACCATCTTTTTTGAGAACTCTTTTAACTTCTGTTAAATGCTTAATGAAATCTTCTTTGTGCCCGATGTGTTCGACTGCACATGAGGAGTAACAAAAGTCGAGAGAATTTGACTCGATTTCGATAAGTCTCTCATATCCATTTCTTGAGCTTTTAGATTGTCAAGTCTGGAATTTTTCGGTGCATTTCTTTTTAAAAAGTCAATTGGCTGCTCATTCGGATTCATTTTGGCGGTATCCCAGCCGGTATTCCATGAATACAAATCAGTCGCAAGAAATGATTTTACATAGGGTAAAACATGGTAAATTAATGGCTCTTTACCTGCTCCAAATGATGCTCCTACAGAATTACCATCCAATTTCCCTTGTTGGATTAAATTTATAAATATCGCTACAAATTCCCATTGTTTGCGATGATATGAAGCATTGCCGGAAAAAATGTTTTCCAATACATATTTAAACTCCTGTTTTGACCAATCTTCAGCGGCGCATGTTTTTTGCCAGTTATGAGTGATGTTGATTTTTGAGTCTAATTGTTTAATTTCTGACATAATTACCCTTTTATTTCTTATAACCTTTTAAAATAATGTTCCCATGACGAGTATTTATTAATTTTTGTTTATCTATTTTATTGGCAACACCTACTTTAGCTAACAACTCAATGGATTCAAAGGAGTCATACAAATAGTCAACATATTTGTCAAAATCATAGCCTCTGCTTTTGACGAATCTTGGTGACCATTCGGCAATGATAGTGCAATAAGGGTTATTTTCTAAAATATGGGTTGCACCTTCTAGTATAAAAGGTTCTGATCCTTCCGTATCTATTTTAATGACTGATATTTTTTCATTGTTATTTTCCAGAATTTTATCGAGTTTTTGGAGTTTGACTACAGTTTTGTTATCGTTTAAATTTACTTTTTCATGCGTTACTAGACGTCCGCCTCCGTGTTCAGCTGTATCCCATGTTAGTTCCAGCTCTCCATCTGAATTAAAAGCAGCAATGTTGATGGTTTCACATCGTTTTCCAAAAGAGTTAACTGATACAGAAGTCTGCATCATGTCATAAATGACAGGATTGGGCTCCAATGCGTAAACTTTGCCTTTAGGACCAACAATCTTGCATCCTAAGAGTGTGAAGTAACCAATGTTAGCTCCTACATCAACAAATACTTCATCAGAGTTAAGATGCTCATTTATTGCCCACGCAACTGCTTTTTCATAGACTCCATGGGAGATTATTTTTAAGTGCTGGTTATTTCTGGTATCAATTAAAATTCGGCAACCATAATTAGTCACGGTCACGGCTCTGAAATTACCTAAATAGGCATAATTGACGACGTCTCTATTAAAGTTAAACATGTTTTCCATAGGATTTTGTTTGATGATGGTTGTTATGATAAATAATTAATTGCGGAGTGTATCGTACACTATTTTATTTTAAGTTGTGAATCTAATTATCATAATTGCATAATCAATTATAGGATTGAACATGAGGTTGTTCTTATAAAACAAATAAGAATCAGTTAAAATACGCTAAATTTCAAAAATAATAATTAGTTAATGAATTCTAAACCAAAACAGTATGAAATTAATTCTGTTGACATTGAAAATTGGTTTGCTCTCCCAATAGAAGAGAGAAATCGTCTCAATAATGAAATAATTGATGAAGTCATATTACCTTGGAGGGTGATGGTTCGACGTTCAAAAAAACATCCTTTGCCTGGTCTGGCAGGGTTTCATTTAGTGTTCTTCCATATTCCAAAGACCGGTGGAACTACTTTAGATTACCTAACGGCAAAAAATTATCGAATTGATTATGTGTATCAGGTTAATGCTCCCGCATTCGATCAACATGTTGCCGGAGTTTATAAAAACAATCAGATGTTTAGAGTTTTGATGGGTCATTATGAGTTGAATGATTATTTTTACCAACTTTTTGATAGACCTAAAATGGCTCAATTTACTATGCTGCGTGAGCCGGTTAGTCGAGTAATTTCCTATTATGATTACTTACGCACTTCGCCAAATCATCCAAAATATAATATTGCAAAGGATTTGAGCTTAGAGGAATTTGTAATCAATCCTGAAATTGATGAAATGCCAAATGGTCAATCGTTTCGCATTCTTGGGCTTCTGAGAGACAGCACTTGGAAAAAAGTAAAAAAATCTGAACAACAGTTGATAGATGAATCTAAATTTCAGCTTGAAAAAAGATTCACGTTGTTTGGACTAACAGAAATGTATGATCATTTCTTGTTGATGGCACAAAGAGGTTTGGGTTGGAAAGATATATTTTACAAGAGAATGAACTCTTCCAAAGTCAAAACAGATAAATCCACAGTTTCTGATGATACTATTCAATTGATTAAAAAACAGAACAGAGTTGATGTTGAATTGTATGATTTTGCTAAACAGTTGTTTATGAAGAGATTTGAGCAAATGGGCTTGACCGAAAAAATGGTTGAAACTTATAGAGAAAATAACAAAAAATATACTGACTTATTGAACACACAAGTTCAGAGTACAATTGCCTAAAATGCACTTAATTTCCGTCAGAAAACAATTTTTGAATTATAGTAATTTATTTAAGCAAATGTTTAGTGATTACTATCAACAGGAAAAGTATAATTTTTGGCTTGTTCAATTTCTGATGGCGATATCCACCATCTCCGGAATATTCTGGATCAGCGGATTGATAGTTGGGTTAAGTAGCTATCAAAATATTATTGAAGAACTATCAATTAAACAACAATTGCTTTCATGGCTATTTAGCCTTGATGTCTGGCAGTGGTTATTGATTCTAGTAATTAGTGGTTTGTTGTCAGCTTTCACATTTATCGCATCCATCAAAGTTGGGGTTAATTCCTCTCTCAAGTATCAAAAGTATTTAGCATTCCGTTGTTTAAATATAATTTCAGATAAAAACCATCAACATTGGATAAATACATTTCAAGGAATGCATCGTCAAAACTTGCAAAGAATTTTAAGGCAAGGAGTTCAATTGTCAGGTTTGGTTTTAAGAAGAGTCAGTCGTGCATTTATTTCGCTGTTGATTTTCTTTGCTGCAATTGTTTTTCTATGGATATTGGATTTTCAGTTATTGTTGTTGTTATTCCCATTGTCAATAATATATTTGATAGTTCTCTATTATATCAACCGACATGCATCACGAGTTTCTACTGAGATGAATCATTTACAGCCTGATTTTATCAATAAATTCAGACAACTAATTGAAAATTTATTGAATGACAAAATTCACTTGAGTGACGGTGATTTTGAAAATAAGTTTCATGATTCTCAATATATGAAAATGGCGAAATTAAAATACCAAAGGCGCCTTGTTGATATGCATGTGGTTTGGTTAAATTCTATTTTTTTGATTTTAGGTGTCGCAGCTATTGTCATATATTTTGTATATCTAAACTCAGCGGAAAGAGTTGACTGGGGACATTTATTGTTTTTTTTAATCGCATTGAAATATGCGATTGACAGTTTGCAACAAGTTTCATCAGCATCAGTAGCCTTTAGTCGTTTCATGCCTGAAATATCACCGGTTTATCAATTATTGGATATAAATGAGAATGAAGATATACCTGTAAAAGAGATTAAAGAAAGAAACTCAGTTATTTATATTGACTCCAGATATTTTGAAGAATTTGAGCAAAGATATTTTTTCCAGTCATTGAAGTTCTCAGGAGAGTTTGTTTCTATTGATGAAATTAAAAAACAAGGCATACAAAACTGGTTTAAAAAAAATATTAACACAAATTCTCCAGTGGTGATTTATGAAAACAGACTTGAGAAGTTAAAGACATTTCTGAATTCAAATCGAGAAAAAATGTTAGATGGGTTATTTAGCTATTATAGCTACACATTTGATAATATTGGCATTCAGCCAATAAAACTTGATGAGTTGCTGAATTATAAAAGGCAAAAATCATTTGATGACATGATTGATGATTTGGAGGATATTGGTTAATTTTTATGAAAAAAACATATGAAAACAATTTCAGATACCGCGTTTATTACGAACACACCGATGGTGGTGGTGTGGTTTATCACTCCAGATATTTGAACTTTTTTGAGCGTGCGCGGACTGATTGGTTAAGAGAACGTGGAATTATCCAGTCAGTATGGCAGAAAGAACATAATTTAGTCTATGTGGTAACAAAAGCAGAAATTCAATTTAAAAAACCCGCTCGCATGGATGATTCGTTAACAGTGAGTTGTGAAATGACAAAATTACGAAGAGCCAGTGTGGAGTTTTATCAGGAAATGCATAATCAGGATGGAGTATTACTTGCAACTGTTAGGTTAACCGCAGCTTGTCTTTATGCGGATAGCTTTGCTGTCAGAAGTATTCCACAACAATTAACAGAGGATTTAAGTCAGTGAATCAAGATTTTAATTTTATCGAACTTGTAATGAATGCCAGTTTACCGGTAAAAGGCGTGATGTTATTGCTGGTGATGGCCGTAGTAGCATCGTGGTGGATTATTTTTGCCAAATGGATGAGTTTGAAACAAGCCAGTATTTCTGCAAAAAAGTTCGAAGAAACATTTTGGTCCGGTGTGGACTTGCATCGTTTGTATGAAAAGTTAAGCAAAGAAAAAGGCAAATCCTCTGGGATGGAGCAAATCTTCGAATCCGGTTTTCGTGAGTTTTTACGCACCAGAAAAATGTCGCAATCAGATGCCAAAGCAACAGAGTCAGCCGATCGTTCCATGCGAATTGCTTTAAATCGTGAAATTGATGTACTCGAAAGCCATTTGCCTTTTTTGGCAACAATTGGTTCAATCAGTCCATATATAGGCTTGTTCGGAACAGTTATAGGCATAATGATATCATTTCATGCACTTTCAAATGTCACGCAAGCAACGATTGCATTGGTTGCACCAGGGATTTCAGAGGCACTGATTGCAACAGCTATGGGCTTGTTTGCAGCAATTCCGGCGGTTGTTTTCTATAATAAATTCAATGCAAGAGTTGAGCGTTTATACAATCAATACGATATTTTCAAGGAAGAATTCTCCAGCATTCTTCATCGACAAACCGGAAGTTAACGATGCGTAGAAAAAGAAAAGCCGTTGCTGAAATCAATGTGGTTCCCTATATTGATGTGACGCTGGTGCTATTGATCATTTTCATGATTACGACACCGTTACTTAATCTCGGGGTTGATGTCAGTTTACCGGAATCCAATGCCAATACTGTTACTATTGAAACTGAGCCTGTTATTATCAATATTGACGAACAAGGTAAAATGTACTTAAGCATTGGCGGTGAATTCGAAAGCATTGATGAGGAGCAACTCCAAATCAAGCTGGCTGCTTTTATTCGTGCCAATAAAGATATGCCAATACTGATTGGAGCAGATAGAAAAGTGGATTATGGTCGTGCCTATGAAGCGATGGTCGTGGCTCAACAAGCCGGTGCGGATAAAGTTGGTTTGATTTCTGACCCTGTTTCCATGGAAAAATAATTAAACGAGAATGATAACTGCTAAAATCAAATTGCTTGCAAGTTTATACACGATTGCATTGCTTGGCAGTATCGTTGCATTGTTGTTGTTTGGTGGATTCAGGTTCAAATCTCCGGTTATCAAAGGCAAAGTTATACAAGCCACGGTAGTTGATATATCTCAGTTACAACCTAAAAAAGTTAAAAATACACCTCCAAAAAAGAAAGACCTGGAAATAAAAAAAACGCAGCCTGAGGTCAAAAAATCCGAACCTCCAAAGGAAAAAACCAAAGAACCCCCACCAGTTAAAAAAGATCCCCCGGTAGAAAAGAAAATAGAACCGGTTGTTGACACGAAAGCACAGGAATTAGAACGTAAAAAACGTCTGGAACGTGAAAAGAAACTAGAAGAGATTCGACAAAAACGGAAAGAAGCCGAGGAAAGACGTAAAAAAGAAGAGGAAAATCTGAAAAAGCTGATTGAACAAGAAGCCAAAGTCGAACAACCCGAAGAGCAATCAACACCTGTTGCCCATCAAAAAGGTCAAACAGATGATGAACAATTGAATCAACTGATGGTTCAGTACCAGCTTGCTGTGATTTCAGCTGTACAAAGGCAATGGAGTATCCCGCCGTCAGAAAACAAAAACCTGCTCTGTCATGTCAAGGTCAGACAAACCCCCGGAGGTTTTGTTGTTGATGCAACCATAAGCTCGCCCTGTAATGCTAACTCTGTTGTCAAACAATCAATAATTGCTGCTATCAAAAAAGCGGAACCGTTACCCTATAAAGGTTTTGAGAAAGTATTTAGTCGTACTGCGACGTTTATTTTTGAGCCAAAAGAATAGCCACTCCAGTATAATTCGAGTTACTTTTTCTAATGTTCTTGAGTTTCAATTCTATGCTTGTAAGATACGCATATAATCAAACTTTGGGATAGACAATGACAGATTTTGTTTCAGACTTAGTAAAAAAGGTTAAACCTTCAGCAACGATTGCAGTGAGTATGAAAGCTGCTGAATTACGCAGAGCAGGTAAAGATGTTATTGGCTTGGGAGCAGGGGAACCCGATTTCGACACGCCTGATCACATCAAACAAGCTGCCATTGAAGCTATTAATAATGGTCAAACCAAATATACGGCAGTTGATGGAACGCCGGAACTGAAACAAGCGATTATCGGTAAATTTAACCGAGAGAATGGTCTTGATTTTGCCGCAAACCAAATACTGGTCTCTTGTGGAGCTAAACACAGCATTTCCAACTTACTCTCAGCAGTTCTAAATCCGGGTGATGAAGTCATAATTCCGGCTCCGTATTGGGTTTCTTATCCCGATATGACTCTGCTCGCAGGTGGTGTGTCTGTTATTGTTCCAACCAAACAAGAACAAAACTTTAAAATCTCACCTCAACAGTTAGAAAAAACCATTACAGATAAAACGAGGTTGATAATTCTCAACACACCAAGCAACCCAACAGGAAAAGCCTATCGCAAGGAAGAGCTTCAGGCTTTGGGCGAAGTTTTGCTGAAATATCCACAGGTCATGATTGCCACCGATGATATTTATGAGCATATTTATTGGGGCGAAGAAGAAATCACCAATTTGGGGATTTTGTTCCCTGAAATGATGGATCGAATGGTCTTTATCAATGGTGTTTCAAAAGCCTATGCAATGACCGGTTGGCGTATTGGTTATGCTGCCGGACCGGTTGATGTGATAACAGCGATGCGTAAAATCCAATCTCAAAGCACCTCCAATCCGTGTTCGATTTCTCAAGCAGCTTCAGTTGCCGCATTAAATGGTGACCAAAACTGCCTTGAGCCAATGAAAAAGGCTTTTAAAGAAAGACATGATTGGTTAATTGCAGCATTGAATGATATTCCGGGTTTTTCTTGCATCGAAGGTGAGGGGGCGTTTTACGCTTTCCCGAATGTTGAAGAAGCTATGTCAAAAATTGATGGAATCAATAATGATGTGGATTTTTCGACTTGGTTATTGGAAAACGCTGAGGTGGCTGTTGTACCAGGGACTCCGTTCGGTGCACCCGGTCATGTGCGTTTATCTTT
This window encodes:
- a CDS encoding pyridoxal phosphate-dependent aminotransferase, coding for MTDFVSDLVKKVKPSATIAVSMKAAELRRAGKDVIGLGAGEPDFDTPDHIKQAAIEAINNGQTKYTAVDGTPELKQAIIGKFNRENGLDFAANQILVSCGAKHSISNLLSAVLNPGDEVIIPAPYWVSYPDMTLLAGGVSVIVPTKQEQNFKISPQQLEKTITDKTRLIILNTPSNPTGKAYRKEELQALGEVLLKYPQVMIATDDIYEHIYWGEEEITNLGILFPEMMDRMVFINGVSKAYAMTGWRIGYAAGPVDVITAMRKIQSQSTSNPCSISQAASVAALNGDQNCLEPMKKAFKERHDWLIAALNDIPGFSCIEGEGAFYAFPNVEEAMSKIDGINNDVDFSTWLLENAEVAVVPGTPFGAPGHVRLSFATSMDNLQKAIARIKKVLS
- a CDS encoding cell envelope integrity protein TolA, with translation MITAKIKLLASLYTIALLGSIVALLLFGGFRFKSPVIKGKVIQATVVDISQLQPKKVKNTPPKKKDLEIKKTQPEVKKSEPPKEKTKEPPPVKKDPPVEKKIEPVVDTKAQELERKKRLEREKKLEEIRQKRKEAEERRKKEEENLKKLIEQEAKVEQPEEQSTPVAHQKGQTDDEQLNQLMVQYQLAVISAVQRQWSIPPSENKNLLCHVKVRQTPGGFVVDATISSPCNANSVVKQSIIAAIKKAEPLPYKGFEKVFSRTATFIFEPKE